One Amorphoplanes digitatis genomic window carries:
- a CDS encoding glycoside hydrolase family 26 protein, with product MTVIFALSLVATLSWAWTGGVDQLGLPFGPGDGPAAPVPGRPLPPLGGGRVPAAPGASAVPGVPGVVPGASASAGVPGVPGSAAPGASPSGAGPAPAAGETRSSESGARRCRTGSKLVPTCGVLWGVAPGAFTDGRGKRALAQFEEKTQRHQDVFHAYHKGNRQLFPTEAEASIAREPGRERILFLNWKPSGASWAAIANGDRDTDAFLDRLARHINTTFPERFFFTVHHEAEDNVRERAGSGYRAEDYAAMYRHVVERLRARGVDNLVTVLVHMAYVPHTSESWFQSMYPGDSVVDWIGFDTYAYGDPGYGHGDFAELLNRQSSARPNWPGFYNWATRRHPSKPLMVAEWGVWTSKRNPGHKAEFYREVGRQIGRFPRIRAMVHFDTPHSQKGRDSRVDATPSSLQAYRELGRLPIFQVDVVPSLS from the coding sequence ATGACGGTGATCTTCGCCCTCTCGCTGGTCGCCACCCTGTCATGGGCGTGGACCGGCGGCGTGGATCAACTCGGACTGCCGTTCGGCCCGGGCGACGGTCCGGCCGCGCCGGTGCCCGGCCGTCCGCTGCCGCCGCTCGGCGGTGGACGGGTGCCGGCCGCGCCGGGCGCGTCCGCGGTACCCGGCGTGCCGGGCGTGGTGCCCGGCGCCTCCGCCTCCGCCGGCGTGCCGGGCGTACCCGGTTCCGCCGCACCCGGCGCGAGTCCGTCGGGCGCCGGCCCGGCGCCGGCCGCCGGCGAGACGCGGAGCTCGGAGTCCGGTGCCCGGCGCTGCCGTACCGGCAGCAAGCTCGTGCCGACCTGCGGCGTGCTGTGGGGAGTGGCGCCCGGCGCCTTCACCGACGGCCGCGGCAAGCGGGCGCTGGCGCAGTTCGAGGAGAAGACCCAGCGCCACCAGGACGTCTTCCACGCGTACCACAAGGGCAACCGGCAGCTCTTTCCGACCGAGGCCGAGGCCTCCATCGCCCGCGAGCCGGGCCGGGAGCGCATCCTCTTCCTCAACTGGAAGCCGTCGGGCGCGTCCTGGGCCGCCATCGCCAACGGCGACCGGGACACCGACGCGTTCCTCGACCGGCTGGCCCGGCACATCAACACGACGTTCCCCGAGCGGTTCTTCTTCACGGTGCACCACGAGGCCGAGGACAACGTCCGCGAGCGGGCCGGCTCCGGCTACCGGGCCGAAGACTACGCGGCGATGTACCGCCACGTGGTGGAGCGGCTCCGCGCCCGCGGCGTGGACAACCTGGTCACGGTGCTCGTGCACATGGCATACGTGCCGCACACCAGCGAGAGCTGGTTCCAGAGCATGTACCCCGGCGACAGCGTCGTCGACTGGATCGGCTTCGACACCTACGCGTACGGCGACCCCGGCTACGGGCACGGCGACTTCGCGGAGCTGCTGAACCGGCAGAGCTCGGCCCGCCCGAACTGGCCGGGCTTCTACAACTGGGCCACGCGCCGGCACCCGTCCAAGCCGCTGATGGTCGCCGAGTGGGGCGTCTGGACCTCGAAGCGCAACCCCGGCCACAAGGCGGAGTTCTACCGCGAGGTCGGCCGGCAGATCGGCCGGTTCCCGCGCATCCGGGCGATGGTGCACTTCGACACTCCGCACAGCCAGAAGGGCCGCGACTCCCGGGTCGACGCGACACCCTCGTCGCTACAGGCGTATCGCGAGCTCGGACGGCTCCCGATCTTCCAGGTCGACGTCGTGCCATCCCTGTCCTGA
- a CDS encoding ABC transporter ATP-binding protein: protein MSLIDTQGLTKTYGGRVTALQDLTVSVEPGIIGLVGANGAGKSTFIKIMLGLIAPTSGQVRVFGIDPTVDPDRVRAKVGYMPEHDALPPDVSAAEFVTHLGRISGLPRTAARERASEALRHVGLYEERYRQIGGYSTGMKQRVKLAQALVHDPDLLLLDEPTNGLDPAGRDAMLALVHRIGTEFGISVVVCSHLLGEVERICDSLVAIEGGRLLRADRISAMTEASDVLAVEVSEGTEELAAALTALELPVTRDGRLLLVPLDREETYDRILRAVADLDLPLHRLDQRRHRVAELFAPRETADV, encoded by the coding sequence GTGAGCCTCATCGACACCCAAGGGTTGACCAAGACGTACGGCGGGCGGGTGACTGCCCTCCAGGACCTGACCGTCTCCGTCGAGCCCGGGATCATCGGACTGGTCGGCGCCAACGGCGCCGGCAAGTCGACCTTCATCAAGATCATGCTCGGCCTGATCGCGCCGACGTCCGGGCAGGTGCGGGTCTTCGGCATCGATCCCACCGTCGACCCCGACCGGGTGCGCGCCAAGGTCGGCTATATGCCGGAGCACGACGCGCTCCCACCCGACGTCTCCGCCGCGGAGTTCGTCACCCACCTCGGCCGGATCAGCGGCCTGCCGCGCACCGCCGCCCGCGAACGCGCCTCCGAGGCGCTGCGGCACGTCGGGCTCTACGAGGAGCGCTACCGGCAGATCGGTGGCTACTCGACCGGCATGAAGCAGCGGGTGAAGCTGGCTCAGGCGCTGGTGCACGACCCCGACCTGCTGCTGCTCGACGAGCCGACGAACGGCCTCGACCCGGCCGGGCGCGACGCCATGCTGGCGCTCGTGCACCGCATCGGCACGGAGTTCGGCATCTCCGTCGTGGTCTGCTCGCACCTGCTCGGCGAGGTCGAGCGGATCTGCGACTCGCTCGTCGCCATCGAGGGCGGCCGGCTGCTGCGCGCGGACCGCATCTCGGCGATGACCGAGGCCAGCGACGTGCTCGCGGTCGAGGTCAGCGAGGGCACCGAGGAGCTGGCCGCCGCGCTGACGGCGCTCGAGCTGCCGGTGACCCGGGACGGGCGGCTGTTGCTCGTGCCGCTCGACCGGGAGGAGACCTACGACCGCATCCTGCGGGCCGTCGCCGACCTGGACCTGCCGCTGCACCGCCTGGACCAGCGACGCCACCGGGTGGCCGAGCTCTTCGCGCCGAGGGAGACCGCCGATGTCTGA